A single genomic interval of Porphyromonas sp. oral taxon 275 harbors:
- a CDS encoding Imm15 family immunity protein produces the protein MTQQAQQTFITAEVHRRLLTPQLFDAIAGLCFADGRFEELPLITRYSSVDLLRDYFDGEELSRYLLSLAEGLLRDSRIYHRRLLPPHVYDSLFSCLTFVDLEEEWEEVGFCVPQLFFSTLPTVSYLDSAERLGLEAQPTFGRIYAPCLAGQERQIYRTRTRQGGVETERIYLLAAEELLADKPPHTEQSL, from the coding sequence ATGACGCAGCAAGCACAGCAGACATTCATCACCGCCGAGGTGCATCGGCGGCTATTGACGCCCCAGCTCTTCGACGCGATAGCAGGCCTCTGCTTCGCCGACGGGCGCTTCGAGGAGCTGCCGCTTATCACGAGGTACAGCAGCGTGGACTTGCTTAGGGACTACTTCGACGGCGAGGAGCTATCGCGCTACCTGCTTTCCCTGGCCGAGGGCTTACTGCGCGACAGCCGGATCTACCACCGACGCTTGCTCCCACCGCACGTCTACGATAGCCTCTTCAGCTGCCTGACCTTCGTAGACCTCGAGGAGGAATGGGAGGAGGTGGGCTTCTGCGTGCCACAGCTCTTCTTCAGTACGCTCCCCACGGTCAGCTACCTAGACAGCGCCGAGCGCCTCGGGCTGGAGGCGCAGCCTACCTTCGGACGAATCTATGCCCCCTGCCTGGCGGGGCAGGAGCGGCAGATCTACAGGACGAGAACAAGACAAGGCGGAGTGGAGACTGAGCGCATCTACCTGCTCGCCGCCGAGGAGCTGCTCGCAGACAAGCCACCCCACACAGAACAAAGCCTATGA
- a CDS encoding SMI1/KNR4 family protein: MGKQQGSIRPASEPALFHGAEYVVEAPLKSAEAVEAVYLGDFPGKEALIHFYTEVGAGSFPDGACVTSAEGEGEEAPEYGMEVERFFSLEEIPDYLAEYQEFGDFETYCAGYIPIAGDGFGNDFFVSTRTGEVFYLDHEYGFEEGILRVAGSFAEFLSSISPLEPGTAD, from the coding sequence ATGGGCAAGCAGCAAGGTAGTATTCGTCCAGCGAGCGAGCCCGCCCTATTCCACGGGGCGGAGTACGTCGTGGAGGCGCCGCTGAAGAGCGCGGAGGCCGTCGAAGCAGTATACTTGGGCGACTTCCCAGGTAAGGAGGCGCTCATCCACTTCTATACTGAGGTGGGGGCGGGCTCCTTCCCAGACGGGGCGTGTGTCACTTCGGCTGAAGGCGAGGGCGAGGAAGCGCCCGAGTACGGGATGGAGGTCGAGCGCTTCTTCTCCCTAGAGGAGATCCCTGACTACCTAGCCGAATACCAGGAGTTCGGCGACTTCGAGACCTACTGCGCGGGCTATATCCCGATCGCGGGCGATGGCTTCGGGAATGACTTCTTCGTGAGTACCCGCACGGGGGAGGTCTTCTACCTAGACCACGAGTACGGCTTCGAGGAAGGGATCCTCAGGGTCGCAGGGAGCTTCGCCGAGTTCCTTTCCTCGATCTCCCCCCTTGAGCCAGGCACGGCTGACTAA
- a CDS encoding GLPGLI family protein has protein sequence MKMKTLGLALLGLLGSSTLAARAQSSDSIAHTLLVANYDYSCRSTDAQGKQLTISYGLTLQVGQDQACTLGRKRHDGEKDQSEQLLYVPTTWQNYPTGRMTSLETVPPYRYLTDEAMRPLRWTMLTERDSICGHLCQKATAEYAGRKWTAWFAESLPTRFGPWRLSGLPGLILRAVSEDGIHRFECLGVEAVKEAISYSVPEGAVKCPRSKFVALRNRLFGNPNYLTQPYYYIKPEEISSMTVVKGAMILGDVLINMKPAKFQPLDY, from the coding sequence ATGAAGATGAAGACACTAGGCCTGGCCCTCCTTGGCCTCCTCGGCAGCAGCACGCTCGCCGCTCGGGCACAGAGCTCGGACAGCATCGCCCACACGCTCCTGGTAGCGAACTACGACTACAGCTGTCGCAGTACCGACGCCCAGGGGAAGCAGCTCACCATCAGCTACGGCCTCACGCTGCAGGTCGGCCAGGATCAGGCATGTACCCTCGGGCGCAAGCGCCACGACGGGGAGAAGGATCAGAGCGAGCAGCTGCTCTACGTCCCCACCACCTGGCAGAACTACCCCACAGGCCGCATGACCTCCCTCGAGACCGTACCCCCCTACCGCTACCTCACCGATGAGGCGATGCGCCCGCTCCGCTGGACGATGCTCACGGAGCGCGACTCGATCTGCGGGCACCTCTGTCAGAAGGCTACCGCCGAGTACGCGGGACGCAAGTGGACGGCTTGGTTCGCCGAGAGCCTCCCCACGCGCTTCGGCCCCTGGCGCCTGAGCGGGCTCCCTGGACTGATCCTGCGCGCCGTATCGGAGGACGGCATCCACCGCTTCGAATGCCTCGGCGTAGAGGCCGTGAAGGAAGCCATCAGCTACAGCGTGCCCGAGGGGGCGGTGAAGTGTCCACGGAGCAAGTTCGTCGCGCTACGCAACCGCCTCTTCGGTAACCCCAACTACCTCACCCAGCCCTACTACTATATCAAGCCCGAGGAGATCAGTAGCATGACCGTCGTGAAGGGCGCGATGATCCTCGGGGATGTACTGATCAACATGAAGCCTGCCAAGTTCCAGCCCCTAGACTACTAA